From the genome of Cuculus canorus isolate bCucCan1 chromosome 4, bCucCan1.pri, whole genome shotgun sequence:
GCTGCTAGACACGCATATAATAGCAGTTCACAACTTAAGCATGCACAATGGAAGTCTTTCATTTGGTCTAAAGTAAACTGTAACTTTCTGTTtgattgccttttttttttttttttctaagccaGAGAGAGATTGAATCACAGCCAGTAAAGTCAATAATTCCAATCAGTGATCAATAGATAAAGGAAATGGAAGTTAGTAGAGGAGAATAGCTTTATAATAATTTGTAAGGTGTTCTGAAACAGGCTaaacataaacattttcatGATTTTCCCATCTATtcataaacatattttatgaaTGATCTCCTTATGCTACAATGTAAAACATTATTATGGTGaagtatttaatgaaaaatataagaCCCCACccaaaatacaaagaataatatattttttttttctccagatttcTAGTGGAAGAGAGTGGAAAGAATGATCACAAAGTAGCTTGTTTTATTAAAGGCCCTGCAACTGCTCTGGAGAATCTGAAGTGTAAGATAGTCAATGACGCTAGTTCCTTGGTGGTAGATGATTCTGAGGAGTTGGTCAGCAATGTCATCAGTATCGAATGCTCTGATTATGAGAAAACAATCCCTTTCCCCATGAACATTGCAATCCCGTTTACTTCATGCTTCAGAGGAAATTATCGGGAGATTATGGTGAAGGTGACTGATGTGAACATTCAATCAAACTACTTAACTCCTATTTCTTTGGAGAGATACCAAGGAAACCATGAGGTTGGTAACCTCTTACGTGAGGACTGTAAAAACATCATTCCAGGTTCCAAATTATGTCTCTGTGGAGTTATGCAACGAAAGTTGACATTATTAAGCCACATTGCCCACTATGTGGGTTTATGTTGAACTTTTCCTCCTACTACATTAAGAATTAATTCTATTTGAAACCCAGTATTTAACAATATATTTAACAATActgggtttcctttttttcacttctaataTTAAGGCAAGTGCTTAATCCCACAACGACTGAGTAATGGTTCATGATTTTTGTGAGTAAGTGTAATACATTGCATTATTTGATAAAAGTAAATTATCAAATAATTTGTATTCAGATCACAGAGAAGTAATACAGTTCTGTGTGTATGAGTTCAAACTCCATCTCAAAAAATGCAGGATTTCATTGGGCCAGATTCTTCACTCAGTTTACAAGCTTATTTCATTTCACCTCAGTCCTACACTGGAATACTAAAGACATCACTTGACAACTAGAGATCACAAGATTAGTGGGCATCCAGttggaaataatatttaatttattttcatttcgCACCTTGCTTTATAAATAGCTTTGCCTTTTCAAAATGCTAATCCACTGCGGAACAcatcctcctttccctccaaTGCACTATAACTCCACATTCTCTTTATGCAGGAAACTTTTGCTGAAGTGAAAATTTATCAGCTGggtgttttttctgtgttgtcatgtttaaagaaagaaacatttactGTTCCAAAGACAGGACTCTCACAAAAGCTGAGCATGGATTCTAGAATCTCGTTTTATTACCATCCAGAAACATTCAGTTCTCCAGCACCCATGCAGTTAAAGGTGAGCTTGAAATGTGCAATATTTGTTCCCCAAGTCTGTTATCTGATCAGTTCTGAAGTAAGGATGCCAATAATGTTAaagggcaacctgttccattgttAGATGTGAAAAGTTGTTGCATCTCCACATCCTGTATAAACAGCAAATGGTTTCCTGTCAGCTTTGTTAAAACCACATAATATCGTCAGCAGTCAACAACATCTCTAGTTGAAAAGAAGAACCACCAACCTTTGCTAGACATACTTCAGAAAATATAGTGTTTTCAGTAATGACTTAAGTATCAACTCCAAAGTTCAGCTGCTTGGACTAAGTTTCCCTTCACCTATAGAAACATTGATTCTGAGGCACAGAGAAGCTaaaattaacagagaaaaaagtacAGATTTGaaaaacctttgaaaattaTAAAGATCCAAGAGAGCTTAGGAGTTTCAAAACTCAGACTCAAAGCAGGAACAAAACAATGCATTGTAGTCAGTAAAGGTTCCATTGTTTCATGACTTTCAAGTACTTGGTTGTGCATTGTGTAAAGTGTTGATACATTGGTAGAGTTGTTCCTGGGCTATACAGAGAACCCTAAATCTTCTACAATAGTCTAGTGCAATTCCAAAAGATAgatcaattttttaaaaaacaggcaTATAAGAGgaagtttattaatttttaaattgattgTACTATTGCATTCCATATTTAGGTTCAGCCAATTGAGCCATCACTGGTTTCAACACTGAAAGCAAGACACGATATGTACCACTCAGTGGTGTCTACTAGTGCACTGATTTATGTCCAGCATCCTTCAGCCCAACCATTTAACAGCTCAGTCACTATTACTCTACCCTGTCCTCCaatcccagaaaaaaaaaggcaaggagaTGAGACAGAACGTGCGAGAGCCATTAGTGCTACTGTAAAGAGGGTTGCTACAGCATACCACACTCggtaagaaaaacataaattcaGCATTTTAGAAACAccaaaatgaattaattttaaaagttggtgattaataattttctgtattaaaaagaTGTTAGTTCCTTAATACAGTCTGCTATACTTAGAAACATTGTTAGAAACACTACAGCCAATCTCCACAATTCTCATGCTATAGACTTACCAGGAAAATTCATATAGCATTTAATGTAAAACTGTTTAGATATGATGACCACTAAATTTCTAGCATGAGTCAGGATGAAAAatgttagcattttttttagcaagaaAAGTTCAGCCATTTTCACCAAAGCCAAATACATATAAAATCACATCTCATAGGTGCTTTGAGCAGTACATTATCAGTCAATGGTTTCACTACCATGGCCTTCTAGTTTTCTGATCTCTACTTCTACACATTCCTATAGCTACCTGAGTCAAAATTTCTGACACAATGATTTGGAGTAGGTCAGTTTTGTGGTATTTCCAGTACCAGAAGCATTTCATTGTGTGACAGTACTCTCATGACATCTATCTACGGGGCTCTGTAGATCCTTAGTCAAAGAACATCCATGAAAAGTCCAAGACTTGATTGTTTATTTCTATACAAATTCCTTAGAAAATGATGCCAGTATTTCCTGTTTGTACGTAGGCTGAGACCCTCAGATTTTTGTCAAGGTGGGAAAAAACTCATAAAATCATCAAGAAAAGTGAAAGGGAAACAGAACTACAAATACATGCTTACTCTTTCTGCAGGATCCATTAttcactatatttttttcctgtaattccTTGGTTTTCCAGGGCTGTGAGTgcttctgtgagaaaaaatgGGGAGAATCTTAGTGATACTTTGAAATTATTAggtcaaagaaacaaagaagagggGTGGAAAGTGTTTGATGAGGTTATTATCCAGAATGCACGGAATGGGCTTGTATCATTTGAGTTAAATGAGCATTTAGAAAGGTAACGTatgaataatttaataaaagtttatttactAAAAGATTTTCTTCCGAGTACACAGATCAATGGAAATTACTAGAGTTAAGAAATCATCCACTAGAGTTAAGAAATTATTAACTTGCCAGCACCTCTTTGTTCCACTTTGCAGTATAAGATCATATAAATTTGTTACTCGTAACTACAGaagatacaattttttttgctgtagacTGTATCCAATATAGCATATAGAAAACTTGAAACAggaaatgcataaaataatgttaatttgaaaatgtgatttagCTGTCTAACTATAAAACCAtaaattttttttgaatttcttgttaggaaatattattttactttcGTTTAAAatttatgtgtattttaatgaataGATACAGAGCCAATATACACTACAGAAGCAGACAAATTTCCACACTTTCATGTACTGGAGACAAGAATGAAAAGGAGGTAGCGAAAGGTCCACTGGAAACTTagctgtcttttatttttcGTAATAAATTGTTAGCAgttaataaaacaattaaagatagagctatttattttcttgtctctcttttttttttttttttaaatacagcttttttgtCATTCGTCTTTCCTTCATCTTGGAAAATGCATATCTTCTCCTCTTTGCTCAAGCTCTGGAAGAAGCTGTTGGTAGCACAATGGCTAATGTGGTACTGTATCGGAAAAGAGAAAACCCATACAAAATAGTAGTTTTGCTATCTACATCCAAAGAATTGATCTGGGAACTTCAAAATCTCCATGAAGAGGGCTACTTTGGTCCCCCAGAACCTACACAGCAGTTCTCATTAAAAGAAGGAGATCAGATTCATTTTAGATTTAGAGGCAATATTTTTGCTTCAGGTAAAGTAATTCAATTCATGCATCCAGATGAACGTCATCAATCACTTCAGATGTTCAGAAATACTGTATGTAAATGTTAGTAGATTGTGGTTAGTTACAGCACATTTAgttattttggtgttttgtttcgGGTAAACGATAGGTGCATGGAACTACATGGGAAAGTGTtctaactgaaaaatgaaatgtactAGATGAACAAGATCCTGGGTAACCTGCTCAGAAGACCCTGCTTTGACCAGGAgggttggacaagatgatcttcagagatctcttccaacctcagcaATTCTGTGAAACCTGGTCATTCAGATGTTCCtggtattttatcttttatttcaaaaggacAGGATTACATCAATGGCTTTTTAGTATAAAGAATATTTGATAGGCATTGAACAGattacaaatacaaagaaatggTCTGCTATTTTATCTGTGTAAATTCACTTAAATTGAGCAAAATTAAACACTGAAATCCAGGGcaaaatgttgatttttgtGAGTTGCACTGTTAACTGAGGTGAGGAGAGGAAGTTGTTATGCCATTTCCATTAGCTGAGTCAAAAATTCCATGCAGTGGCAGCTACCATTCAGAGATTCAGTGTTGTAGATGTATCCATTAAAATGGACTTCTAAATCCTATCAATGCATTTACTTCTTTGCctctattcatttttttgttgaagaGGGACAGACATTCATTTTGTGAAACCAGAAAGCCTATACTTCTAATTCCATTCATAACAccattttattcttatttcccTCTGTGTTATGTACTTTATGCCCTTCTGTGTTCCTTACATTTCTACTTTTACCACAGCCTGCACCACTTGTGCCAGCAGTTCAGGGGCTGAGACAGCAAACTGTGAAAACTGAAGCATGTTGAAGATGTTCAATATAAAGTAACAGTAATGTTAAAGAACCACAAAATAGCTGTGATTAGCTCTATTTGACTCACCCTAGTTAATTATTTTAGATGTCACACCTCTAAATACagtgtaaattttttttttcgtttttttttctgtatggaCTGCAGAAAGTGGAAAAGATTTTGGAAAATTCCACAGGCTGATTTTCCATTTACAAAGAAAACCCAGGCTGGACCTCCAGATTAAAGAAGTGGATGAATTTGGTAACCACAGCTCACCTCATTACAAAGGAGCAGCAGTGTTTTATAAGATTACCAGAGAGATGATAACCAAAGAATGGGAAAACCCCTTGCCATATGGTGAATATCAACACCAGTCTCCACTGTGTAAATTAGCCTTAACATTACCAAAGGTGGGTTTCTCGCTTGATAATGTTAGagatctctcccttttccccttaccatttgtttatttctcaaAAGGATTTTGGTTGGAGTCTTGCTTTACAGATAAACCCAGGAGTCAATGATGGAGTCGTTCTGATGCATCAGCAATGTACAAACGCTCTCATAATTTCTCTCAGCAGGTGGGAGGGAGCCTTATCCAAGCACAAGCatggaaaaaagtatttagCTCTGCCCAAATGGTATGGCCCTGATAAATTATTAGTTAAGTTTCCCTTATATACTTCTTGTGTCTTTGTCTTGGGAGTGCAGAACTGCAAATTATAGGAGCATTAAATGGTTCATGTAACCTGTCTTTTTCCTATCAACTGATTCTCCAATTATACCTGATAAGCCTCTGTAATACAGCCATATAGGCAATTGTCTCCATCTCTGGTGGAAGCTATTCCTACACAAATTAATCTTTAATATTCCTGCAAGGAAATTTCAGTGTAATCTTTTCAAGAAAGCTAAGTATCAGCACCCTGTATTGtacaaaatgctgctgctaGACTACTGCTATCAaatttgcatacattttaaGATCAAAATACGTGCACTAAGACTTAGGCTAAATCTCTGGTGGTAAGCAGTAGCATGTCTCTCTTTTTGAATTTAATTGACTTAACTTTCCCTTAAGCTACCACCTGCAAATatgtcttttatttcataagCATCCCTCTTggtttctctctcatttcagcTCTCCCAAGTATAAGTTAAGAACATTTACATGCACAAGATTTTATAGGGTGATCTCTTTTAGTGACAAACTCCATATAAAATGTAAGTTGTATTTCGAGAATCACATACTTTCAAGCACTTTACTTTTCCACACAGCTAACATTCCATGGGCAGTATCCACAGAGAGGGAAATACAAACTCTTGAGGTCCAGTgggatgattaaaaaaataagtgtaaaaaaaatctgtggcaCACCCTAAGCATCATTTAGTTTTCATCCGTCCATCTGCCCAGCTTACATCCATTATTCCACTTTATTTAATCTTACTGCATGATAAGAATAAGATGTACAGgattgctctgtgtgtgtgtattaaaCCACAAAGCTGATTACTAAGTGTCTTAGATTTGGATTGGCATATTAGTTCTTGAATGTCCTATTCATTCCTTTCAAACTAAATATGCTCATtacccctttcctccctctaaATTTAAAGCTACATTTCCTCTTTCCCAGTGTAGCTGAGATCTTGAAATCTGGTCAATCTCTTTAAGTGTGTAAGAATATACAATATATGTGGGTACACAGTAGCACTCAGAGAGCCTActcatttaaatggaaataaacagaGGAACTATATACCTGCTCATTACTGgtaaattagaaattaaaaattaaaaattaaattgaacCTGAGGAATGGTGATAACCTTTGAGAATATTttcacctcatttttttttactagtgGCTTTACTTTCAAGTGAATCAGTTAAACCACAGAGAACCCAAGTTTGATGCACAAAAATTTCTGCTTAGAGAGACAGAGTTATTATATCATTTGAGAGAATCAGTGTTGCAGCatcttgcaaataatttttcttttgcttctggaGGTGCATTTCAGAGGAGTCAGAATCTTCATTAAATGAAAGTATTagtccaaaaaaaaatctatccaaatgcttgaaaatatttgcatattgcTAGCTTTTTCATTATGTGATTTGTATTTTTTGCCTTACAAAGAATGAAATACCTGTCAATGGAATGAAGAATAACAtctaaataacattttcacTTATGTTGTAAGTCATCTTAGTACACAAAATGTTATACTTTTCTGTACTTGGTTAACC
Proteins encoded in this window:
- the DTHD1 gene encoding LOW QUALITY PROTEIN: death domain-containing protein 1 (The sequence of the model RefSeq protein was modified relative to this genomic sequence to represent the inferred CDS: inserted 1 base in 1 codon), whose protein sequence is MAESKIIPASKSGQFLENLWHLNLLARDMLLKSDLNNEDTVGYVLRLISLAKELSRSLSQQLENITENIQDTCILLSALREKHKELTATPDFFASFHSKIQFITXFFSSEYNGIIDCLQKVKSYLTNTVAHLQESENKLYDASCRQDDSSQIQTAQNASTETDVQCSEGEATDSVQASSIPSQQSQRTPSLNKKERQNVNEIQQSETKTVRKDIVASLAENVSAREQDLSRGLPMKKEDGEHRLLMNSVTQKKDCNGKDKPHGDSSVTEKSPELAFQDAVMSRGEGILSGTVIDIYEKKTVKEYSKGVESEEHILTEQMEDNKIKTNHEMCRNDLITSTSLAQTYDITAVNSAMNDTEAQNSRHWMNKEFLVEESGKNDHKVACFIKGPATALENLKCKIVNDASSLVVDDSEELVSNVISIECSDYEKTIPFPMNIAIPFTSCFRGNYREIMVKVTDVNIQSNYLTPISLERYQGNHEETFAEVKIYQLGVFSVLSCLKKETFTVPKTGLSQKLSMDSRISFYYHPETFSSPAPMQLKVQPIEPSLVSTLKARHDMYHSVVSTSALIYVQHPSAQPFNSSVTITLPCPPIPEKKRQGDETERARAISATVKRVATAYHTRAVSASVRKNGENLSDTLKLLGQRNKEEGWKVFDEVIIQNARNGLVSFELNEHLESFFVIRLSFILENAYLLLFAQALEEAVGSTMANVVLYRKRENPYKIVVLLSTSKELIWELQNLHEEGYFGPPEPTQQFSLKEGDQIHFRFRGNIFASESGKDFGKFHRLIFHLQRKPRLDLQIKEVDEFGNHSSPHYKGAAVFYKITREMITKEWENPLPYGEYQHQSPLCKLALTLPKHEKLINRPQSTKLISTDSSEALWDNLLYWLAEELAEDNTSLLALCLPVRRSVIQLVRLKCPDNLTHQIYELLCCWRKTLPRSADKQQLLSRYLRKSGRSDLSEELRFKWQNKVFT